In a single window of the Novosphingobium sp. IK01 genome:
- the rpsO gene encoding 30S ribosomal protein S15 → MSVTAEKKQEIIQDNARVAGDTGSPEVQVAILTERIVNLTEHFKAHHKDNHSRRGLLQMVNKRRSLLDYLKKKDVERYNALIQKLGLRK, encoded by the coding sequence ATGTCGGTTACCGCTGAAAAGAAGCAGGAAATCATCCAGGACAACGCGCGCGTCGCCGGTGATACCGGTTCGCCCGAAGTCCAGGTTGCCATCCTCACCGAGCGCATCGTCAACCTGACCGAACACTTCAAGGCCCACCACAAGGACAACCATTCGCGTCGTGGCCTGCTCCAGATGGTCAACAAGCGTCGTTCGCTGCTTGACTACCTGAAGAAGAAGGATGTGGAGCGTTACAACGCTCTGATCCAGAAGCTCGGTCTGCGTAAGTGA
- the pnp gene encoding polyribonucleotide nucleotidyltransferase, with amino-acid sequence MFDVKTVSLEWGGKTLTLETGRIARQADGAVLATYGETVVLCAVTAAKSVKEGQDFFPLTVHYQEKFSAAGRIPGGFFKRERGATEKETLVSRLIDRPVRPLFPEGFYNEINVIAQVMSYDGETEPDIVAMIAASAALTISGVPFMGPIGAARVGFKDGEYQLNPSLAEAATGRLDLVVAATDNAVMMVESEAKELTEEEMLGAVIFAHEESRKVIGAIIELAEKAAKDPWEIDLSDNTADIKAKLKKGLGADIAAAYKLTDKSARSNALNEVRAKAKVLFADETPQTQMVAIKTLKKLEAEIVRTAILKEGQRIDGRSVTQVRPIESMVGFLPRTHGSALFTRGETQTICTTTLGTKDAEQMIDGLDGLTYQRFMLHYNFPPYSVGEVGRFGAPGRREVGHGKLAWRALNPVLPSKEEFPYTIRVLSDVTESNGSSSMATVCGGCLSMMDAGVPVARPVSGIAMGLILEGDDFAVLSDILGDEDHLGDMDFKVAGTSEGITSLQMDIKIAGITETIMRQALAQAKEGRAHILGEMTKALGTARTELSAHAPRIETIQIDKSKIREVIGTGGKVIREIVAETGAKVDIDDEGVIKISSSDVAQIEAAKKWILGIVEEAEVGKIYTGKVVNIVDFGAFVNFMGGKDGLVHVSEMRNERVEKPTDVVKEGQEVKVKVLEIDNRGKVRLSMRVVDQETGAELEDTRPAREPREPRGDRGDRGGDRRGPRSGDRGGDRGPRGPRRDGDRPRRDRDEGPAPDHMPAFLKSDD; translated from the coding sequence ATGTTCGACGTCAAGACCGTATCGCTGGAGTGGGGCGGAAAGACCCTCACTCTGGAAACCGGCCGTATCGCTCGCCAGGCCGATGGCGCCGTGCTCGCCACCTATGGTGAGACCGTGGTGCTTTGCGCGGTGACCGCCGCCAAGTCGGTGAAGGAAGGCCAGGACTTCTTCCCGCTCACCGTCCACTACCAGGAAAAGTTTTCGGCTGCCGGGCGCATCCCCGGTGGCTTCTTCAAGCGTGAACGCGGCGCCACCGAAAAGGAAACGCTGGTCTCGCGCCTGATCGACCGTCCGGTCCGTCCGCTGTTCCCCGAAGGTTTCTACAACGAAATCAACGTTATCGCTCAGGTGATGAGCTATGATGGCGAGACTGAACCCGATATCGTCGCGATGATCGCCGCTTCGGCTGCGCTGACCATCTCGGGCGTTCCCTTCATGGGCCCGATCGGTGCCGCGCGCGTCGGCTTCAAGGACGGCGAATACCAGCTCAACCCGTCGCTGGCCGAAGCCGCCACGGGCCGCCTCGACCTCGTCGTGGCCGCGACCGACAACGCCGTGATGATGGTGGAATCGGAAGCCAAGGAACTGACCGAGGAAGAAATGCTCGGTGCGGTGATCTTCGCCCACGAGGAAAGCCGCAAGGTGATCGGCGCGATCATCGAGCTGGCCGAGAAGGCCGCCAAGGACCCCTGGGAAATCGACCTGTCGGACAACACGGCCGACATCAAGGCGAAGCTCAAGAAGGGCCTGGGCGCCGACATCGCCGCTGCCTACAAGCTGACCGACAAGTCGGCCCGCTCGAACGCGCTGAACGAAGTGCGCGCCAAGGCCAAGGTGCTGTTCGCGGACGAAACCCCGCAGACCCAGATGGTCGCGATCAAGACCCTCAAGAAGCTTGAGGCCGAGATCGTGCGTACCGCCATCCTCAAGGAAGGCCAGCGCATCGACGGTCGTTCGGTCACGCAGGTTCGCCCGATCGAATCGATGGTCGGCTTCCTGCCGCGCACCCACGGTTCGGCGCTGTTCACCCGCGGCGAAACCCAGACCATCTGCACCACCACCCTTGGCACCAAGGACGCGGAGCAGATGATCGACGGTCTCGACGGCCTGACCTATCAGCGCTTCATGCTGCACTACAACTTCCCCCCCTACTCGGTGGGTGAAGTGGGCCGCTTCGGCGCTCCCGGTCGCCGCGAAGTCGGCCACGGCAAGCTCGCCTGGCGCGCGCTGAACCCGGTCCTGCCCAGCAAGGAAGAGTTCCCCTACACCATCCGAGTGCTCTCGGACGTGACCGAATCGAACGGTTCGTCGTCGATGGCCACGGTGTGCGGCGGCTGCCTCTCGATGATGGACGCCGGCGTTCCCGTCGCTCGTCCGGTTTCGGGCATCGCCATGGGCCTGATCCTCGAAGGCGACGACTTTGCCGTCCTGTCGGACATCCTGGGTGACGAAGATCACCTCGGCGACATGGACTTCAAGGTCGCCGGCACCAGCGAAGGCATCACCTCGCTCCAGATGGACATCAAGATCGCCGGGATCACCGAAACGATCATGCGTCAGGCTCTGGCCCAGGCCAAGGAAGGCCGCGCGCACATCCTGGGCGAAATGACCAAGGCTCTGGGCACTGCGCGTACCGAACTTTCGGCTCACGCGCCGCGCATCGAGACGATCCAGATCGACAAGTCGAAGATCCGCGAAGTGATCGGCACCGGCGGCAAGGTGATCCGCGAGATCGTCGCTGAAACCGGCGCCAAGGTCGACATCGACGACGAAGGCGTGATCAAGATCTCGTCTTCGGATGTTGCGCAGATCGAAGCGGCCAAGAAGTGGATTCTCGGCATCGTCGAGGAAGCTGAAGTCGGCAAGATCTACACCGGCAAGGTCGTCAACATCGTCGACTTCGGTGCGTTCGTGAACTTCATGGGCGGCAAGGACGGCCTCGTCCACGTCTCGGAAATGCGCAACGAACGCGTTGAAAAGCCGACCGACGTCGTCAAGGAAGGCCAGGAAGTCAAGGTCAAGGTCCTCGAGATCGACAACCGTGGCAAGGTCCGCCTGTCGATGCGCGTCGTCGATCAGGAAACCGGTGCCGAGCTGGAAGACACCCGTCCGGCCCGCGAACCGCGTGAACCGCGCGGCGACCGTGGTGATCGCGGCGGCGACCGTCGTGGCCCCCGCAGCGGCGACCGTGGTGGTGATCGCGGCCCCCGTGGCCCGCGCCGTGACGGCGACCGTCCCCGTCGCGACCGCGACGAAGGTCCGGCTCCCGACCACATGCCCGCGTTCCTCAAGTCGGACGACTGA
- a CDS encoding GcrA family cell cycle regulator, which yields MSWTDERIEKLTKMWEGGATASQIADELGGVSRNAVIGKAHRLGLKARPSPVKANEKGEVAEAPVAKAAKPAAPAPVEARPAAPKPVSPPAAPAPVEARPAPANPPAAPAARPAPAAPAPSAAPAADAPVAAPTPRVVSVGPGGFLRQGPGDQQAPIPPAPPRRLVPARPSPEIADKTSLLDLNDRICRWPMGHPGEPDFHFCGEKVNPGFPYCVEHCGRAYQAQLPRGHRRPPPPMPFGGPRVR from the coding sequence ATGAGCTGGACCGACGAGCGGATCGAGAAACTGACCAAGATGTGGGAAGGCGGCGCCACCGCCAGCCAGATCGCTGACGAACTTGGCGGGGTCAGCCGCAACGCCGTGATCGGCAAGGCCCATCGCCTGGGCCTCAAGGCACGCCCTTCCCCGGTCAAGGCCAATGAAAAGGGTGAAGTGGCAGAAGCGCCCGTGGCCAAGGCGGCCAAGCCTGCTGCGCCCGCGCCGGTCGAGGCGCGCCCTGCCGCACCCAAGCCGGTGAGCCCGCCTGCCGCACCTGCTCCGGTCGAAGCGCGTCCGGCGCCTGCAAACCCGCCCGCAGCCCCGGCTGCGCGTCCGGCACCTGCCGCTCCGGCCCCCAGCGCCGCACCGGCTGCCGATGCTCCGGTTGCCGCGCCAACCCCGCGCGTGGTCTCGGTCGGCCCCGGCGGCTTCCTGCGTCAGGGCCCCGGCGACCAGCAGGCACCGATCCCGCCTGCCCCGCCCCGCCGCCTCGTGCCCGCGCGCCCGAGCCCGGAAATCGCCGACAAGACCAGCCTGCTCGACCTCAACGACCGCATCTGCCGCTGGCCGATGGGCCATCCCGGCGAGCCCGATTTCCACTTCTGTGGTGAGAAGGTGAACCCCGGTTTCCCCTATTGCGTCGAGCATTGCGGCCGCGCCTATCAGGCGCAGCTTCCGCGTGGCCATCGCCGCCCGCCCCCGCCGATGCCGTTTGGTGGTCCGCGCGTGCGCTGA
- a CDS encoding ABC transporter permease has product MANQFPSPTGDTKPLDQSKAGELAFTGTSAAYAYGHLAGFPPPGQPIFRSFNRVGLWTLYMKEVRRFFKVQTQTIWAPAVTTLLYLMIFTLALGGGGRVVLGVPFASFVAPGLIAMGMINNAFANSSFGLLGGKIQGTIIDYLMPPVSEGELLTALVGAAVTRAVLVGLAVAAAMMFWPGVSLEARHPWAIVWFGLMGATLLSLIGVATSMWAEKFDHNAAVTNFIITPMSMLSGTFYVIDRLAPAFQTVSRMNPIFYVISGFRYGFLGQSDIGSDNMAVLHGAVGLGVLNLLLGIGVYALLRSGWKLKA; this is encoded by the coding sequence ATGGCCAATCAATTCCCGTCCCCCACCGGGGACACGAAACCGCTCGACCAGAGCAAGGCTGGCGAACTTGCGTTCACCGGCACCTCGGCAGCTTATGCCTACGGGCATCTAGCCGGTTTCCCGCCGCCCGGACAGCCGATTTTCCGCAGTTTCAACCGAGTCGGGCTCTGGACCCTCTATATGAAGGAGGTCCGCCGCTTCTTCAAGGTGCAGACCCAGACGATCTGGGCCCCTGCGGTCACCACGCTGCTTTACCTGATGATCTTCACGCTCGCGCTGGGCGGTGGTGGCCGGGTGGTGCTGGGCGTTCCTTTCGCCAGCTTCGTTGCGCCCGGTCTCATCGCCATGGGTATGATCAACAACGCCTTTGCCAATTCGAGCTTCGGCCTGCTCGGCGGCAAGATCCAGGGCACGATCATCGACTATCTGATGCCGCCGGTGTCCGAGGGCGAATTGCTGACTGCGCTTGTCGGTGCGGCGGTGACGCGCGCGGTGCTGGTCGGCCTGGCGGTGGCGGCGGCCATGATGTTCTGGCCGGGCGTCTCGCTTGAGGCCCGCCATCCCTGGGCCATCGTGTGGTTCGGCCTGATGGGGGCGACGCTGCTCTCGCTGATCGGCGTGGCCACCTCGATGTGGGCGGAAAAGTTCGATCACAACGCGGCGGTGACCAACTTCATCATCACGCCGATGTCGATGCTTTCGGGCACTTTCTACGTGATCGACCGCCTCGCCCCGGCCTTCCAGACCGTGAGCCGCATGAACCCGATCTTCTACGTGATCTCGGGCTTCCGCTATGGTTTTCTGGGCCAGAGCGACATTGGCAGCGACAACATGGCCGTTCTGCACGGTGCGGTCGGGCTGGGCGTGCTCAACCTGCTGCTGGGCATTGGCGTCTATGCCTTGCTGCGGTCGGGCTGGAAGCTGAAGGCCTGA
- the hspQ gene encoding heat shock protein HspQ — protein sequence MSNVAENARYFSPQAGRQISVPAVSEARFAIGDVVRHRLFGFRGVVFDIDPVFANSEEWYESIPEDMRPVREQPFYHLLAENDESSYVAYVSQQNLTSDAEAGPVDHPSLREMFDGFSDGRYHLRRSLSH from the coding sequence ATGTCGAATGTTGCCGAAAATGCCCGCTATTTCTCCCCTCAGGCCGGTCGCCAGATTTCCGTGCCTGCCGTGAGCGAGGCGCGCTTTGCCATCGGCGATGTGGTGCGCCATCGGCTCTTCGGGTTTCGCGGGGTGGTTTTCGATATCGATCCCGTCTTCGCCAACAGCGAGGAATGGTATGAATCCATTCCGGAAGACATGCGCCCCGTGCGCGAGCAGCCGTTCTACCACCTCCTCGCCGAGAACGACGAGAGCAGCTACGTTGCCTATGTAAGCCAGCAGAACCTGACTTCGGATGCCGAGGCCGGGCCGGTCGACCACCCTTCCCTGCGCGAGATGTTCGACGGGTTTTCTGATGGGCGCTATCACTTGCGCCGCAGCCTCTCGCACTGA
- a CDS encoding Arm DNA-binding domain-containing protein: MLTAEGLYLRISPSGGKSWVLRIQVNRGRRGIELGDANYVSVKTARLEAGAARRLAALSIDPLEERRKVLKVIPTFEEAARRTHAEMLKGWKNGKHTQQWLKTLELYTYPKLGKLTVDKIDGPMFRNLAEDPRDGQACAPAYRRGARLVLFQRLSR; this comes from the coding sequence ATGCTGACGGCGGAGGGGCTCTACCTCAGGATTTCGCCTTCGGGCGGCAAGAGCTGGGTCCTGCGCATCCAGGTAAACCGGGGCCGGCGGGGCATTGAGCTGGGTGATGCAAATTACGTCTCGGTCAAGACTGCCCGCCTCGAGGCAGGCGCGGCCAGACGTCTCGCTGCCCTGAGTATCGATCCGCTTGAGGAGCGACGCAAGGTTCTCAAGGTCATACCGACCTTTGAGGAGGCGGCGAGGCGCACACATGCGGAGATGCTCAAGGGCTGGAAGAACGGTAAGCACACCCAACAATGGCTCAAAACGCTCGAGCTCTATACCTATCCCAAGTTGGGCAAGCTGACGGTCGACAAGATCGACGGGCCGATGTTCAGAAATCTGGCTGAAGATCCCCGAGACGGCCAGGCGTGTGCGCCAGCGTATCGGCGCGGTGCTCGACTGGTCCTATTCCAACGGCTTTCGCGATAG
- a CDS encoding helix-turn-helix transcriptional regulator, with the protein MAKDRAAEPKLAPDMASDERLAIRVPEAAAFLGLSRSKFFDLVAAGH; encoded by the coding sequence ATGGCAAAGGACCGGGCCGCAGAGCCCAAACTGGCGCCGGACATGGCATCGGATGAGCGGCTCGCCATTCGCGTTCCGGAAGCTGCTGCTTTTCTTGGGCTGAGCCGCAGCAAATTCTTCGATCTGGTTGCAGCAGGCCACTGA
- a CDS encoding tetratricopeptide repeat protein, whose amino-acid sequence MKILLATLVATSTLTSVTYAADKPVIGPAPAWVKPVTPSPAPVKADEAPVRILLSDQQIALEPGRQTVYSETSLKIQTPQGLAAGNISLPWRPETDVLSVHKLLIRRGDQTIDVLKSGQTFTVLRREQNLESATLDGVLTANIQPEGLQVGDTLEFAVSVSSSDPTLKGHIEQIAAAWNGLPIGRAHLRMEWPTNLPVRLRQTASLPALKPTKTGNTSTVELSLDNVEPIIPPKGAPPRYRIGRLVEVTDYASWADLGALMAPLYEKAAAIPAQGPLRSELERIQSLSPDPKVRTEAALALVQDRVRYVALAMGAGGYVPTDAETTWSRRYGDCKGKTALLLALLHAMGIGAEPVAVSTTLGDGLDARLPMVGLFNHVLVRASVAGRTYWLDGTRTGDTSLDRLTIPNFGWGLPLLAKDAALVRMMPTPLAAPTQDVSIRIDASKGISVSAPAIVETIIRGDEAIGVNAALSNLVGEARDRALKNYWKQQYDFIDGKTASASFDQKAGELRLSMTGEAKLDWANGNYQTDGTNVGYKADFGRDPGPDKDAPFAVPYPYFTRTRETIVLPKGAGEFQIGTGMEVDQTAGGIEYRRHASIASGVFTIEKTERSVVAEFPAKDAPAQQAALRMLSDRPASVRMPAGYKYSGSDIAAVQADVPSTSSGYVGRAKIFINRGMVKEALLDYDKAVELDPNNVYAWANRSIARVQVGDLAGARSDLAKAEAIDPSFVQNGIGRGMLADIERRPRDAVEAYTRALEQEPDNRYAIEHRAAAYASLGDTQRALADLTAIVEKRPDDPAAYVDRGNFFLDQREYDKAIADFDKAHSLDPSDEEPLANRGMARVWERDFAAAVSDLDAAAKINSKNAVVFRARGMMAQRKGEWQDAIAAYTSALQVEPNSSFALGHRAESARATGDYEAALRDAAAAIKQQPGWIELYLLRANVLRSQGKEAEAIAEARAVTAANPDNSYAHVVAANIYSAFHKDAEAMHAYDRAIALGPEAYIYLNRSLRRPKADVAGRRADLDAALELDPNLTEAIARKADLQTESGDLTGAISTYSSAIAKSPDDFTLLMGRGIAYARSGEVAHADADFQRARGKAAEPVIFNNMCWAKATAGVALESALADCNAALAKAPDMAGYLDSRGLVLLRLGRIDDAIADYDQALAKSPNTPSALFGRAIAWARKGDRAKAESDAAAAAKVDPDIRAEFERYGVNL is encoded by the coding sequence ATGAAAATTCTTCTCGCTACACTCGTTGCCACGAGTACGCTCACGAGCGTAACCTACGCTGCAGATAAGCCGGTGATCGGCCCGGCGCCTGCCTGGGTGAAGCCTGTTACTCCGTCACCGGCTCCCGTAAAGGCGGACGAAGCGCCGGTTCGCATCCTGCTGTCCGATCAGCAGATCGCGTTGGAACCGGGACGGCAGACCGTCTACTCCGAGACATCGCTGAAGATTCAGACGCCGCAGGGGCTAGCCGCCGGCAACATTTCGCTGCCGTGGCGCCCCGAGACCGATGTCCTGTCGGTCCACAAACTTCTGATACGTCGCGGCGACCAGACCATCGACGTGCTCAAGTCTGGTCAGACGTTCACGGTGCTCAGGCGTGAGCAAAACCTTGAGAGCGCGACACTGGATGGCGTCCTTACAGCCAATATCCAGCCGGAAGGCTTGCAGGTCGGTGATACGCTGGAGTTCGCGGTGTCGGTTTCGTCGAGCGACCCGACGCTGAAGGGGCACATCGAGCAGATTGCAGCAGCCTGGAACGGCCTCCCAATCGGACGGGCGCATCTCCGCATGGAGTGGCCAACCAACCTGCCAGTGCGCCTCCGCCAGACAGCCTCCCTGCCCGCATTGAAGCCGACGAAGACAGGCAATACGTCCACTGTCGAACTCTCGCTTGACAATGTGGAGCCGATCATTCCGCCGAAGGGGGCGCCGCCTCGCTATCGCATCGGGCGCCTTGTTGAGGTGACCGATTACGCCTCTTGGGCCGATCTAGGGGCACTCATGGCGCCGCTCTATGAGAAGGCTGCCGCGATCCCGGCGCAAGGTCCGTTACGGTCGGAACTGGAGCGCATACAGAGCCTCTCGCCCGACCCTAAGGTTCGCACCGAGGCGGCGCTCGCACTCGTACAAGACAGGGTGCGTTACGTCGCGCTTGCGATGGGAGCGGGCGGCTATGTTCCCACCGACGCCGAGACGACGTGGTCGCGCCGGTATGGCGACTGCAAGGGCAAGACAGCCCTTCTGCTCGCACTCCTTCACGCCATGGGGATCGGGGCGGAACCCGTTGCGGTCAGCACCACCCTCGGCGACGGCCTGGACGCACGTTTACCCATGGTGGGGCTGTTCAATCATGTGCTGGTCCGGGCATCCGTGGCGGGACGCACTTACTGGCTGGACGGGACGAGAACTGGCGATACCAGCCTCGACAGGCTGACCATTCCCAATTTCGGTTGGGGTCTTCCCCTTCTCGCCAAGGACGCCGCGCTTGTCCGCATGATGCCCACGCCCCTCGCGGCACCGACGCAGGACGTTTCCATTCGGATCGACGCGAGCAAAGGGATCTCGGTTTCCGCCCCAGCTATCGTCGAGACCATCATACGTGGTGATGAGGCGATCGGCGTTAACGCCGCGCTGTCGAACCTTGTTGGGGAAGCTCGGGATCGAGCGTTGAAGAACTATTGGAAACAGCAGTACGACTTCATCGATGGGAAAACAGCGAGCGCTAGCTTCGACCAGAAAGCCGGAGAGCTCCGTCTGTCGATGACAGGCGAGGCGAAGCTGGATTGGGCAAATGGCAATTATCAGACGGACGGAACGAACGTCGGTTACAAGGCCGATTTTGGCCGTGATCCGGGTCCAGACAAGGACGCCCCTTTCGCCGTCCCGTATCCCTACTTTACCCGCACTCGCGAGACGATCGTGCTCCCGAAGGGGGCTGGCGAGTTTCAGATCGGGACGGGAATGGAGGTCGACCAGACCGCAGGAGGTATCGAGTATCGACGTCACGCGAGCATAGCGAGTGGCGTGTTCACCATCGAGAAGACTGAGCGAAGCGTCGTTGCGGAGTTCCCTGCCAAGGACGCTCCTGCACAGCAGGCGGCGTTACGCATGCTCAGTGATCGACCTGCTTCGGTACGCATGCCGGCGGGTTATAAGTACTCTGGCAGTGATATCGCTGCAGTTCAGGCCGACGTGCCGTCAACCTCGTCAGGCTACGTCGGGCGCGCCAAGATTTTCATCAACCGGGGCATGGTGAAGGAAGCCCTCCTCGACTACGACAAGGCTGTCGAACTCGACCCGAACAACGTCTACGCATGGGCAAACCGCAGTATCGCTCGTGTGCAGGTCGGGGACCTCGCAGGAGCACGAAGCGATCTTGCCAAGGCCGAGGCTATCGATCCTTCGTTCGTCCAGAACGGCATCGGCCGGGGGATGCTTGCCGATATCGAACGCCGCCCCCGTGACGCCGTAGAGGCCTATACAAGGGCTTTAGAGCAGGAACCTGACAACCGCTATGCAATCGAGCATCGGGCAGCAGCATATGCCAGCCTCGGGGACACGCAAAGAGCGCTCGCTGATCTGACAGCGATCGTTGAGAAGAGGCCCGACGATCCAGCCGCCTACGTCGACAGGGGCAACTTCTTCTTGGACCAGCGGGAGTACGACAAGGCCATAGCGGACTTCGACAAAGCCCATTCTCTAGACCCATCCGATGAGGAGCCACTTGCAAATCGGGGCATGGCACGAGTTTGGGAGCGGGATTTCGCCGCAGCAGTTAGCGACCTCGACGCAGCGGCCAAAATCAACTCGAAGAATGCCGTAGTGTTTCGTGCCCGTGGAATGATGGCACAGCGGAAGGGCGAATGGCAGGACGCGATAGCAGCATATACTTCGGCTTTGCAGGTTGAGCCGAACAGCAGCTTCGCGTTGGGCCATCGCGCCGAGTCGGCGCGCGCGACAGGTGATTATGAGGCTGCCCTTCGGGATGCAGCCGCGGCGATCAAGCAGCAACCCGGATGGATCGAACTCTATCTTCTTCGGGCGAATGTTCTGCGAAGCCAAGGCAAAGAGGCCGAGGCGATCGCCGAGGCCAGGGCTGTCACCGCTGCCAACCCGGACAATAGCTACGCCCATGTCGTCGCCGCGAACATCTACAGCGCCTTTCATAAAGACGCTGAGGCGATGCACGCCTATGACAGGGCTATCGCGCTTGGTCCTGAGGCTTACATCTACCTGAATCGCAGCCTGCGCAGACCAAAAGCGGATGTGGCAGGTCGCCGGGCAGACCTGGATGCTGCCTTGGAGCTCGATCCAAACCTGACCGAAGCCATCGCTCGGAAGGCCGATTTGCAGACGGAAAGCGGAGACCTGACCGGAGCAATCTCGACCTATTCCTCCGCTATTGCGAAGTCTCCAGACGACTTCACGCTTCTTATGGGGCGTGGCATCGCTTATGCTCGCTCAGGTGAAGTTGCCCATGCTGACGCTGACTTCCAGCGGGCCAGAGGGAAGGCTGCCGAGCCGGTGATCTTCAACAATATGTGTTGGGCGAAGGCGACTGCCGGAGTGGCGCTCGAATCCGCGCTTGCCGATTGCAACGCGGCGCTTGCAAAGGCACCCGACATGGCCGGATATCTTGACAGCCGCGGCTTGGTTTTGCTCCGGCTGGGCCGAATTGATGACGCAATAGCCGACTATGATCAGGCACTCGCTAAAAGTCCGAATACACCCTCAGCGCTGTTCGGCCGAGCCATAGCCTGGGCGCGTAAGGGTGATCGCGCCAAGGCCGAAAGCGACGCTGCCGCTGCTGCAAAAGTCGACCCGGATATCCGAGCCGAATTTGAGCGCTACGGCGTCAATCTGTGA
- a CDS encoding SDR family oxidoreductase, with protein sequence MNETILITGTSSGYGKATADFFLERGWNVVATMRRPDPAVFGPSSNRLRILPLDVTSQDSIAALVEAAGQIDVLVNNAGIGGVGAFEAMPMRLIRQLIETNTIGVMAMCQAFIPQMRVLRAGCIVNVTSSVTLGAFPLAAAYTATKQAIEGFTASLAHELGYFGIRAKLVEPGYAPTTRFGANAIVPVSDLLPGDYADFARPILDAFAAPALTTHESDVAQAVWSAVHDRTGRLRFPAGADALALADAR encoded by the coding sequence ATGAACGAAACCATTCTCATCACCGGAACCTCATCAGGCTATGGCAAGGCAACGGCTGACTTCTTCCTTGAAAGGGGCTGGAATGTGGTGGCCACGATGCGGCGCCCAGATCCGGCGGTATTCGGCCCCTCATCGAACCGGCTGCGTATCCTGCCGCTCGATGTGACCTCGCAGGACAGCATCGCCGCGTTGGTGGAGGCCGCCGGACAGATCGATGTGCTGGTCAACAATGCCGGCATAGGCGGCGTGGGCGCTTTCGAGGCCATGCCGATGCGCCTGATCCGGCAATTGATCGAGACCAACACGATCGGCGTGATGGCGATGTGCCAGGCCTTCATCCCGCAGATGCGGGTTCTCCGCGCCGGTTGCATCGTCAATGTCACCTCGAGCGTCACGCTGGGGGCGTTTCCGCTGGCGGCAGCCTACACGGCAACGAAGCAGGCGATCGAGGGCTTCACCGCGTCGCTGGCGCATGAACTCGGCTATTTCGGCATTCGGGCCAAACTCGTCGAGCCGGGCTACGCACCTACCACGCGTTTCGGGGCCAATGCCATTGTGCCCGTAAGCGACTTGCTGCCTGGCGACTACGCCGATTTTGCCCGCCCCATCCTCGATGCTTTTGCCGCCCCGGCGCTGACAACCCACGAGAGCGATGTCGCACAAGCGGTGTGGTCCGCAGTACACGATCGCACAGGCCGACTTCGCTTTCCGGCCGGGGCCGATGCGCTGGCGCTGGCAGATGCAAGGTGA
- a CDS encoding AraC family transcriptional regulator has protein sequence MDPLSEIIALLRPNAAISKPITARGCWSIRYRAHEAPGFTLILAGQAWVTFEGSAPLRLAQGDFLLMPATPAFSLGSEPGLVGPLLEPGSDAVRHGEPQGEPDFLALGGSFSFERANAPLRLALLPGQIFIPAAQGVTGRLGRMIDLLAEECRSSHPGKDLIVRRMLEVLLVEALRWAGGDHSTDPAGLLAGLRDPSLARALTAMHADIRADWTVARLAGIAGMSRSAFSAKFGSVVGCAPIEYLIDWRMAVARDALVRGGQSLDRIAEDIGYGSASAFSTAFRKRIGCPPGSFARACSGEPPIS, from the coding sequence ATGGATCCTCTCAGCGAGATCATCGCCCTGCTTCGGCCCAATGCGGCCATCTCCAAACCGATCACGGCGCGCGGCTGCTGGAGCATCCGTTATCGTGCGCATGAGGCCCCCGGGTTTACGCTGATCCTTGCCGGGCAAGCGTGGGTCACGTTCGAGGGATCTGCGCCGCTGCGCCTTGCGCAGGGTGATTTTCTGCTGATGCCCGCCACGCCGGCCTTTTCGCTGGGCAGCGAGCCGGGCCTGGTCGGCCCCCTGCTGGAACCCGGCAGTGATGCGGTTCGCCATGGCGAACCACAGGGGGAGCCTGATTTCCTGGCTCTTGGCGGCAGCTTTTCCTTCGAGCGGGCCAACGCTCCGCTTCGGCTCGCGCTGTTGCCCGGACAGATCTTCATTCCCGCCGCGCAAGGTGTGACCGGTCGGCTGGGGCGCATGATCGACCTGCTGGCCGAGGAATGCAGGTCCAGCCATCCCGGCAAGGATCTGATTGTCCGAAGGATGCTTGAGGTCCTTCTGGTGGAAGCCTTGCGCTGGGCTGGCGGCGATCATTCTACAGATCCTGCGGGGCTGCTGGCGGGCTTGCGCGATCCCTCGCTGGCGCGCGCGCTGACGGCCATGCACGCCGATATTCGGGCTGACTGGACCGTCGCGCGTCTTGCCGGGATCGCCGGCATGTCCCGCTCGGCCTTCTCGGCGAAGTTCGGCTCGGTAGTCGGCTGCGCGCCGATCGAATATCTGATCGACTGGCGCATGGCAGTGGCCCGCGATGCGCTGGTGCGGGGCGGCCAATCGCTTGACCGCATTGCCGAGGATATCGGTTATGGCTCGGCCAGTGCTTTCAGTACGGCCTTTCGCAAGCGCATCGGCTGCCCGCCGGGGAGTTTTGCCCGTGCTTGTTCCGGCGAGCCACCCATATCATGA